In Streptacidiphilus sp. P02-A3a, the DNA window CCGGTCGGAGAGCAGCGCACCGGCGTAGGTCGCGGCGCCGAGGATCAGGTTGGACACCAGCAGCAGGGCCAGCATCCGGGTCCTGGGCATGTGCAGGTCGCCGGTGGCGTGCGCGAGGGCCCAGGTGGTGGCGACGTAGAAGAAGACCGAGCCGCTGACGACGGTGCCCGCGCCGAGGAGCAGCAGCCGCAGGTGCCGTCGCACCACGGTCACCAGCGGCGCCCGGTCCCCGTCGGGCCGGTCCGGGTCCGCCGCCCGGGCGGCGGCGGTGGCCAGGAAGGCCGGCGACTCCTCCACCCGCATCCGTACGGCCAGGCCGAGGCCGACCAGACCGGCGGAGGCCAGGAACGGCAGCCGCCAGCCCCAGGCCAGGAAGTCCGCCTCCGGCAGGAAGCGGGACAGCGACCAGAACAGCCCGGTGGCGACGGCGAAGCCGAGGCAGGGCCCGAGCTGCACGTACGCGCCGAAGCGGCCACGGCGGCCGGGGGGCGCGTGCTCGATCGCGAGCAGCGCGGCGCCGCCGAACTCGCCGCCGAGGCCGACACCCTGGAGGAACCGCAGACCGGTGAGGGTGATCGGCGCCCAGATCCCCCATTCGGCGTAGTCGGGGAGCAGGCCGACGGCGGTCGTCGACAGGCCCATCAGCAGCAGCGACCCGATCAGCACCCGCTTGCGCCCCACCCGGTCCCCGAGATGCCCGAAGAGCACCGCGCCGGTGGGTCGGCCCAGGAAGCCGACGGCGTAGACGGAGAAGGCGGCGAGCAGCCCGTTCACCGGGGTGAGGTGCGGGAAGAAAGTGCGACTGAAGACGAGGGCGGCGGCGGTGCCGTAGATGAAGAAGTCATAGAACTCAGTGGTGGAGCCGATGAGTACGGCCGGAATGACACGACTGGGGGCATTTCCCGACATCTCGCCATTCTCGGCCCCGGGGGCCCTGACAGCCGGTCACCACCCGAGCGACGGCGAGTCTCTCCCCCCGGCCGGGGGCTCCACCGAACCGACTGACCGTTACCGGGGCAGGTGCGCATAGGGATCGCGTGGTTCGGGTGCCGACGACACCCGGCCCCGCAGGCGCCTCCGGCGCACCACCACTCCCCCGACCCCCGCGAGCACCAGCACCCCGACGCCCGCGCCCACCAGCACCCCGGCCCCGCCACCGCTCCCCCGCGCGACGGCACCGCCGGCCCGCCCCGCACCAGGCGAACCCGCCTTGGGCGCAACGGAGCTGGCCGCCACGACCGGCAGCAACGGATTCACCCCAGCAGCCCCGGGATCACCGGGCGTCACCAGAGCGACCCGCGGCCGAACGAGCCCGTAACCGAAGTAGGGGTCATGAACACCCGGCCGGCTACCGGCATTGGCGGTGTTCATCAGGACCCGAATGACCTGGTCCGCCGTCCACGTCGGATGAACAGACCAGAGCAGAGCAGCCGAGGCGGAGACCAGCGCAGTGGAGTCACTGGTGCCGTGGCTCGTGCAGTACCCAGTCGGCCCTACACAGGCCCGGTACATGTTCGCTCCTGGTGCGGTGAGCGCAACCTGCGGGCCGTATTCGGATTCCGTGGCCACGTTGCCCTTTTGGTCGGTCTCTCCCACGCCGACGACTCCGGGAAAAGCAGCGGGATACTCGGCGGGATTTCCCGAGGCCCCATCGTTGCCAACTGCCGCGACGATCAATTTTCCTTTGGACAATGCATATTCGACCGCGTTGCGTACATTTGACTCATCCTCGGTCTGGGACATCGAGATGTTGATGACCTGGGCACTGCTGTCGGCTGCGGCACGAATCGCCTCGGACATCTGCTTGGCGAAATCCATGGAAAAAACATCCTCGTTGCCACCAGCAGGCACGATGCGCAAGGGCAGGATCTTCGCGCCAGGGGCAAGACCGTACATTCCATTGTCGTCCCAGCCCTTTCCCGTCCCCACCATGAAGCTGGCCATCCCTGTCCCGTGGCCGTCCGTGTCAGTGTCCGCGCCGCCTGGGAGGGCTGAGAAGTTCTGGCCGGGGAGTACCTGACCGGCCAAGTCCGGGTGATCGGCGTCAACTCCGCTGTCGATCTCAGCGATAGTGATGCCCTTTCCCGTCGAGATGGGCCACACCGCGTCCGGCACATGCATGGCGTCGATCCACCACTCCTGGGCCCGGATCGACGTGAGCGAGGGGGAAGCGCCGGCACTTGACGCACCCCCCGACACCAGGGCCATCGTTGCGGCCAGCACAGCCGTGACGCGCGACACCGATCGCATACCCGACAGTGCCATCCGGCTCTCCTCGTCATCCTTGTGAGTCACCCAGTCGAAGCGCTACTCAATCACCGCAGGATTGGCCCCGGACGTAGCTGACGTCCAGGTCTCCCCGTCCTCCACCAGATATGCGGCACGGCGGCGTCTCCGCTTGCTGCTACCGTCGCCCATCTGTCCCATTCCGCCCATTCCCATCCCACCGGGCAGAAATTCCCCGGCGTGCTGAGAATCTGTCGTACTTCCGGTAGGAATGGCCTCCGGGCTGATCCCTGTCTCGGCTGTGGGTGACGGCACATTGGCCGAGCCGCCGATACCGGCCACATCGCCAATCGCCCCGATCTCGCGGACATATGCTGCGCTGGTTGGGCCCCTGTCTACTCCCATCGCTGTCGCGCCGAAGTGGCCTCCGCTCTCGGCAGGCATGGCGGTGCCGCCACTGATACCGATATCCCGCTCACCCGCTGGGGCGCCGGAACCGGTCGACGCACGACCACCCGCGCCGTGGGCCGTACCCGGCCCACGTGCTTCGCCACCACCGTATCCAGCGCTTCCGCTCATACCGAGCAACGACGGAGGCACGATGGCCCCACTCCCTGGAGCCGTTCCACCTCCACCGATGCCTCCGCCTGCGGTGTGGGTGTTCGGGGCCGGAGCCTCGTAAGGGTGGGTCCCCTGAAGCACCGTCGACATACCACCACCGGAGTTGCCCGTACCCAACAACGGGGACTGCACTGCTACGAACGTCCTGCCAACCGCACCTGTCGGGGATCCGCTGGAAGAGCTCCCCGCAGGACTCGTGCCAGAACGCAGCCCACCATCGCCATACGGTGACGAGGCCCCTTGCCCCGGCCAGCTGCGTGCTGCGGAGTCGGCCCCGGTGTCGGCATAACCGCTGCCCTGCGGCGGCATCAGGGTGCTGGGGAGTGGGGGGAAGGTGGGGATCGTGCTGACGCCCATCGTGGCTACCGCGCCGACGTACGCGCCGCCGAGGCTTTCCATCTGGCCCAGGGCTTCCTGGTAGGCCGACTGGATGTTCGCCTGGGCCCTGGTCGCGGCGTCCTGGGTGATGCCCCCGGCGGGGACGGTCTTGGGGTCGCCTGCGGTCAGCAGTTGCTGCTTCCGGAATTCCGCGACCGTCCGCAGGTCCGCCGTCGGTACCGGCGGCATCCCGGCGATCGTCGAACCCAGCTGCGTCCCGGCCATGGTGAGCGCCACGGCGGTGTTGTTGGCGTAGATCGACAGGGTGTCGGTCGCGGAGACCACCTGCCGTGCCCAGCCGGTGAAGGCGTCGGCGGCCGTGCCGGTCCACTGGAGACCGGCGAGGTGCTGGGCCAGGTCGTCGGCCAGGGACTGGATCTGGGTACCGGCCTTGGCCAGGGTGTCACCGACCAGGAGGATCTGCGTCGGAGAGGCGCCCTGGACCATCTCCCAGAGCTGCTCGTGCGTGCAGTTCTCGAAGTCGGTTACCGGGCTCCAGTCGTCGGCGCCCGAGCCGATGGTCTTCACTGCTCCCCGCTCCTCACGTCTGCCTGCTCCCGGTCCGGGTGGGCGCCGGGGCCGGCGCCGACGCGGCGGCGGCGAGTTGCTGGGCGACGGTCCGGTTCGCCTGTGCGGGCGGTGGCTGGGAGGCGGTGGTCTGGTTCTGGATCAACCAGAGTCTGGAGATCTGTTCGGCCTCGACGTGCTCGTAGCCGACCTGGGACACCTGGAGGGTGATGCCCATGGCGTTGATCTGGTCGGTGAGCGTCCGGGACAGGGCCTGTAACTGACTGTGGACGACGCCGTAGCGCTCCACGAGGAGCTTCACCTCAGCGAAGGTGTTGCCCAGTTGACTTTCCGTCAGTCCCTGGCGGCCGATACTGCCCGGCGCGGCCGGGCCCGAGTCCAGCGAGGCGAGCAGGGCGTTGACGCGGTCGCGGAACGCGGTCAGGGTGTCGATCTCGACGCTGACCGCGCCCGGTGGGCCGGATGTGGTGGTGACTGGGCTCTTCTCGGTCATTCGTCCCCCGCACTTGTGGCCTACTCAGTGCACAGACGAAAATACCCCACCACACCGGCGACGCACCGGCGTTCACTCGACCGGGGGCGGGTCAGACGTCCTCGGCGAGCTCCAGCCAGGACAGTTCGAGGTCGTCCCGCTCCTCCTTCAACGCCCGGAGCTTCGCGTCGAGTTCGGCGACCTTGCCGAAGTCGGAGGCGTGCTCGGCCAGTTGCTCGTGCAGCTTGGCCTCGTCCTTGTCGAGCCTGACGATCTGCCGCTCGATCCGCTGGAGTTCCTTCTTCGCCGCCCGGGTGTCGCCGGTCTTCTTCGGGAAGCTCGCGGCCGGGGCGGCGGCCGCGGTGCGCTCGGCGATCACCTGGCGGCGCTCAAGGTACTCGTCGATGCCCTTGGGCAGCATCCGCAGCGCCTGGTCGCCCAGCAGCGCGTACACCACGTCGGTGGTGCGCTCGATGAAGTACCGGTCGTGGCTGACGATGACCAGCGAGCCGGGCCAGCCGTCGAGCAGGTCCTCCAACTGGCTCAGGGTCTCGATGTCGAGGTCGTTCGTCGGCTCGTCCATGAACAGCACGTTGGGCTCGTCCATCAGCAGCCGCAGCAGTTGCAGGCGGCGGCGCTCACCGCCGGAGAGGTCGCCGACCGGCGTCCACTGCTTCTCCTTGGTGAAGCCGAAGGTCTCGCAGAGCTGGCTGGCGGACATCTCCCGGCCCTTGCCGAGGTCGACCCGGCCCCGTACCTGCTCGACCGACTCCAGCACCCGCAGCGTCGGCGGAAGCTCCGCGACCTCCTGCGAGAGGTAGGCGAGCTTGACGGTCTTGCCCACCACCACCCGCCCCGAGGCGGGTTGCAGGTCGCCGTCGCTCGCCCAGGCCGTCTGCATCGCCCGCATCAGCGAGGTCTTGCCCGCGCCGTTGACACCGACCAGGCCGATCCGGTCGCCCGGGCCGAGGTTCCAGGTGAGGTGCTCCAGCAGCAGCTTGGTACCGGCCTGGATGGTGACGTCCTCCAGCTCGAACACGGTCTTGCCGAGGCGGGAGTTGGCGAACTTCATCAGCTCGGCGCGGTCGCGCGGCGGCGGCACGTCGGCGATCAGCTCGTTGGCGGCCTCGACCCGGAACCGGGGCTTGGAGGTGCGGGCCGGGGCGCCGCGCCGCAGCCAGGCCAGCTCCTTGCGGACCAGGTTCTGCCGCTTGGTCTCCTCGGTGCTGGCGATCCGCTCGCGCTCGGCGCGGGCGAAGACGTAGTCGGAGTAGCCGCCCTCGTACTCGTGCACCGTGCCCGCCTGGACGTCCCACATCCGGGTGCAGACCTGGTCCAGGAACCAGCGGTCGTGGGTGACCACGACCAGCGCCGAGCGGCGGGCGCGCAGGTGCCCGGCGAGCCAGGCGATGCCCTCGACGTCGAGGTGGTTGGTGGGCTCGTCCAGCACCAGCAGGTCGGGCTCGGCGATCAGCAGCTTGGCCAGCGCGATCCGGCGGCGTTCGCCACCGGACAGCGGGCCGATCACGGTGTCCAGGCCCTCGGCGAAGCCCGGCAGGTTCAGGCCGCCGAACAGGCCGGTGAGCACGTCGCGGATCTTGGAGTTGCCCGCCCACTCGTGGTCCGCCTGGTCCCGGATCACCTCGTGCCGGATGGTCGCGGCCGGGTCCAGCGAGTCGCTCTGGGTCAGCGCGCCGATGCGCAGGCCGCCGACGTGGGTGACCCGGCCGGTGTCGGCCTCCTCCAGCTTCGCCATGATCCGGGTCAGGGTGGTCTTGCCGTCGCCGTTGCGGCCGACGACGCCGATCCGGTCCCCCTCGCTGACCCCGACGGACACGCCGTCGAGGACGGCGCGCGTGCCGTACACCTTGGTGACGGCTTCGACGGTGACGAGGTTGACTGCCACGGCTGCTCTGCTCCTGCGGGGGCTGGGGGACCTGCTCTGGGCCCCCAGCCTAGTAGGCGCGGAGCCGGGAGCGCGCGGACGGGAGTCCGAGGCCGGTCCGAGGCCGGTCCGAGGCCGCCGACGG includes these proteins:
- a CDS encoding WXG100 family type VII secretion target; amino-acid sequence: MKTIGSGADDWSPVTDFENCTHEQLWEMVQGASPTQILLVGDTLAKAGTQIQSLADDLAQHLAGLQWTGTAADAFTGWARQVVSATDTLSIYANNTAVALTMAGTQLGSTIAGMPPVPTADLRTVAEFRKQQLLTAGDPKTVPAGGITQDAATRAQANIQSAYQEALGQMESLGGAYVGAVATMGVSTIPTFPPLPSTLMPPQGSGYADTGADSAARSWPGQGASSPYGDGGLRSGTSPAGSSSSGSPTGAVGRTFVAVQSPLLGTGNSGGGMSTVLQGTHPYEAPAPNTHTAGGGIGGGGTAPGSGAIVPPSLLGMSGSAGYGGGEARGPGTAHGAGGRASTGSGAPAGERDIGISGGTAMPAESGGHFGATAMGVDRGPTSAAYVREIGAIGDVAGIGGSANVPSPTAETGISPEAIPTGSTTDSQHAGEFLPGGMGMGGMGQMGDGSSKRRRRRAAYLVEDGETWTSATSGANPAVIE
- the mycP gene encoding type VII secretion-associated serine protease mycosin; translated protein: MTHKDDEESRMALSGMRSVSRVTAVLAATMALVSGGASSAGASPSLTSIRAQEWWIDAMHVPDAVWPISTGKGITIAEIDSGVDADHPDLAGQVLPGQNFSALPGGADTDTDGHGTGMASFMVGTGKGWDDNGMYGLAPGAKILPLRIVPAGGNEDVFSMDFAKQMSEAIRAAADSSAQVINISMSQTEDESNVRNAVEYALSKGKLIVAAVGNDGASGNPAEYPAAFPGVVGVGETDQKGNVATESEYGPQVALTAPGANMYRACVGPTGYCTSHGTSDSTALVSASAALLWSVHPTWTADQVIRVLMNTANAGSRPGVHDPYFGYGLVRPRVALVTPGDPGAAGVNPLLPVVAASSVAPKAGSPGAGRAGGAVARGSGGGAGVLVGAGVGVLVLAGVGGVVVRRRRLRGRVSSAPEPRDPYAHLPR
- a CDS encoding ABC-F family ATP-binding cassette domain-containing protein, translating into MAVNLVTVEAVTKVYGTRAVLDGVSVGVSEGDRIGVVGRNGDGKTTLTRIMAKLEEADTGRVTHVGGLRIGALTQSDSLDPAATIRHEVIRDQADHEWAGNSKIRDVLTGLFGGLNLPGFAEGLDTVIGPLSGGERRRIALAKLLIAEPDLLVLDEPTNHLDVEGIAWLAGHLRARRSALVVVTHDRWFLDQVCTRMWDVQAGTVHEYEGGYSDYVFARAERERIASTEETKRQNLVRKELAWLRRGAPARTSKPRFRVEAANELIADVPPPRDRAELMKFANSRLGKTVFELEDVTIQAGTKLLLEHLTWNLGPGDRIGLVGVNGAGKTSLMRAMQTAWASDGDLQPASGRVVVGKTVKLAYLSQEVAELPPTLRVLESVEQVRGRVDLGKGREMSASQLCETFGFTKEKQWTPVGDLSGGERRRLQLLRLLMDEPNVLFMDEPTNDLDIETLSQLEDLLDGWPGSLVIVSHDRYFIERTTDVVYALLGDQALRMLPKGIDEYLERRQVIAERTAAAAPAASFPKKTGDTRAAKKELQRIERQIVRLDKDEAKLHEQLAEHASDFGKVAELDAKLRALKEERDDLELSWLELAEDV
- a CDS encoding MFS transporter gives rise to the protein MSGNAPSRVIPAVLIGSTTEFYDFFIYGTAAALVFSRTFFPHLTPVNGLLAAFSVYAVGFLGRPTGAVLFGHLGDRVGRKRVLIGSLLLMGLSTTAVGLLPDYAEWGIWAPITLTGLRFLQGVGLGGEFGGAALLAIEHAPPGRRGRFGAYVQLGPCLGFAVATGLFWSLSRFLPEADFLAWGWRLPFLASAGLVGLGLAVRMRVEESPAFLATAAARAADPDRPDGDRAPLVTVVRRHLRLLLLGAGTVVSGSVFFYVATTWALAHATGDLHMPRTRMLALLLVSNLILGAATYAGALLSDRYGRRPVIRAGMAAALLWSLPLVPLLDTARPSLVLLGLAGAMVALGLLHGPIPAFLPELFPAEVRCSGSSVSYNLGALTGGALAPLIATRLTASLGSYAVGWYLVAACCCSLLCLRALPKQANHAEAVELLAAAEAISYSGQ